CCGATTCGGGTGCCAAAGGAACcgcgtggccgtggcgagtCACCTTTTGGCGGATCATGTGTCTCCTaaacggcggcagcgggtcgCCAGCCTTGCCCaccttgccggcggccgctgcgtcCCACTGTTCTCTTTGCTTCTCTTGCTccagcttcttgccctcgTCCGGAATGTCACTATCGGACCCGCAGCTCGTAATCACGGATatggcatcgtcatccatgATATCGATGCCCGTCTTCTGAGCTCGCGCCAGTGCCCACGCGCCAAACTGGGCGACAGACCGGTACATATACTTGGCCGGACGCGTAAAGCTGAGTGTCGGCGCCACGTGGCAAAGGTCGTCCCAGACTTGCAGCTGGACGTCTGTTGGCTTGTACTTTTGAaggagctcgcggccgcgagcggTCAAGgtctcgtcgggcggcgcaTACTTGGCTGGGTTTGCGCATTTGTGCGCCAGGTAGATCTGTTCATCTCGCAGAacctcaccgccgccaaccatAACGAGCAGTGGTGgaaggccgccgagcgtcGGCTGCATGACAGGGCTAACAAGGGGATGCGAGAGGAGCGCGTTGGTCGTGTACATCTTAGCAGGTCAGCGGTGTGTGAGACGCCCGGGGCTTCTTTAAAAAACATACCTGAATCTGGTCCTTGATGGTGACttgctcgccgtcgatgtTTACAGTGAGGAACTTTTCCGTGTCCGTGTGGATGCCGCCGCTTGTGACCTGTTGCTCGTCTTCCGGAGTCAACGGCTGGCCGTCCTTGACAACAAGCGGagcctgctgcttgctttCAAGCTCAGACGAGTCCGGCGTCTTCTTAGTTTGGCCGTTGGATCTCTTCTTTGCCTCCTCGCGTAGCATGTCGACATCGTCGttgtttggcggcggccacgcccgcgagGGCTTATGATGGAATCCTGCCTGGGGGATATAATCGAGCGGagcatcgcccgcgacgctggGAAACGAGTGCGTCAGGTCGACCCACGGGCTGATGAGGATGCCCCCCGCGGGGAGAGGGATCCCCTGGTTCCGCAGCACACACAGCAGCGACATgaccatgccgccgcctgccgagTCTCCGGCCAGCACAATCGTGCTCGGGTCCTGCGTCTGCAGCAGATGGAGGTACGCGGCCAAACAGTCCTGCAGACCGCAGGGAAACGGAAACTGCGGCGCCAGCCGGTACTTTGGGGCAAAGACgcgggccttgagcttcCGCGCGTGCCGCTGCATCTGGTAGcgatgctcgtcgacgctgccaaAGAAgtaggcgccgccgtgcacgTACATGATGACGCGCCGGCCCGGGTCGCCGTTCTTCTTGcgctcgctggcgtcggAGCGCATCTCGATCCATTCGGCCTGCAGAGGCGACTTGGGCTTCCTCCAGTGCCACCACTCCTTGCCACCGACGTGGCGGATGCCGTCGGGCCCtagctcctcgcgcagcaggtcggcggcgcgcaagaGCGTCTCGTCAGGGACCgtggcatcgtcgaccttgACCCATTGCGGGTGCGGCACCCACTGAGCCGTAAAGGCCTGCAGCTCCTCTACGGTGTGGCGCGAAGCATAGTCGAGGAACGAGCGGATCAGGTGCAGGCCTTCATCGTACGACAGATGAGCCGTCGGCCGCTGCTTGAGCGGCCCTCGGTTGAGATACTGCAGGCGCAACGGTCAATTGAGTTGACTCGACAATTGGACGGGACGCAGCACAGCAATGGATCATTGTTGGACATGCCGGGGCACGTACGTGTGAGAACAGCGTGGACACGACGGTGGGCGTGACGGCCAGAGAGACCGTCGTGGTGTTGAGCTTGGTcattgcggcggcggcgtcgtcgaggagggtgTTTGGTCAGGCagcatacttcgtactcaGGGCGGGATGCTTCTCGTTCGAGGACGGGACTAGGATTGAGTTCAAGAGTTCTCCTGAGCAGTTGGCATTAGGTTGGGACTCGATCCCCAGACCAGGGGTCTCGCCAATTCATGATGTCATTTCGCGGAATCCGAGGACGGCGTTGCGCTCGCCCACGCACCTGAAGCCGCATGAGACCAGGGCTCTCCATCTCGCCAATCAATGCATCCCTGCtgcaacgcccgccgcccacagcGATACCTTCCTTTCAGTACCTGATGCATGTGGCCGGCCCACCGTATCGGCCATGCCGGCTTGTCGTTGGCtcccgcacgccgccgcggatcgACTGGCGTTGGTCGGTGCAGTCCTACCCAATGGGGTTCTATCCACTATTAGTTACTGGAGCCACTGAATTTCCTTGCCGGGGGCTTCACTGCCTGGCATCCATCCAGTACGGAAACCACCAAAATTTTTGTCCAGCAGCCATCGCATGCCCCTCCAGCCTACCAACCCCACCATCAGCTAGACAACGCACGAAGATGGCCTCGTCTACGCAACCGGCGCAGCTGCCACCGGCAAGTACGTCAGCTCCTTGGCCCTTTCCCTCTGACGATAGCGACCAATTCAGATACTGAcaccgtctctctctctctctctctcctcctcacAGGCACTCGCCAGTCCAACTttgagcagggcgtcgcctACGCCCTCCACCTCTGGCCAGCCCTGACCCTCGCCGTGCAAAACAACTGGGGGGGTCCCGACTCCGCCGACAAGCGAGACTGGTTCGCGGGcgctgtcgtcgagctgTTCCCCGAGTTCAccgatgcgccgccggcaggccAGGCGGCCACCAAGTCCAGCGCGGCTGACGAGCCTGACATGGAAGACGTCGagacggtgctgctgcaggtcaTGATTGACGAGTTCGAGGTCAACGTGGACGACGACTCTGGTGCCGAGATTGCCAGCCACATCATCAAGGCGCGGTCGCAGTGCGCTATCGGACAATTCGACGAGGTGAATGCGCTGAGGGAAAGATTCACAAACCTCAAGGGCAAGAGGGTGGACCAGATGTTCAGAGAGGCCCAAGATGCGGACCAGGACACCGACTGGGAGTCCGACGACTCgggtgatgacgacgacgtggacatGGACGATGCACCTGCCGTGGCATCGGCGCCCAAGGAGAAGCCCGAGCCGCAAGTAGACGAGGATGGCTTCACAATGGTCACGAAAAAGAAGAGGTAGATGGCGTACAAAATAATAGATCCTGGGCGTGCGCCTCGCGGgctgacggcgccgccccttGTTGATACCCAACCCCAAGACACAGACACTTCCTTCCCGTTAAGCGGCATCGTTCAGCCAGAGCAAGTAAACCAAACGCCGAGCTACCCATGTGAAACGCGCCTCCCAAAATTACTCGCCACGACAGCATTCACTCCCAGTCGTCATCGCTGTCATCGTCCTTCCTGGCTTCCTTGGGACTATTTGGAGCCTGGCTCGTCTTGCCTGATGCAGCGCCAACGACGTCGTAACTCGCTTCGCTATCCGCTTGAGACTTTTCGTCGTTCGACTTTCGTGATTCGGCTGGCTTGAGCAGGCCCTCCGCCTTGGGCTGGAGGGTAGTGGAAGAGGTGGCCGATATTGCTCGTTTCATGGGAGCGTCCTTGCCGAGgtcggtctcgtcgtcggaatCGCCCCATCCaacatcctcctcggcttcCGCCGCTGGGAGTGTGTCAGCTACATTTATGTGTATGAAAATCTCACTTTACGCACCCTTGAGGAGATCTCTCCGTCGCGACTCGGCCGTTTCAATGCCATGACGCAAGAAGTAATATCTCTTCCAAAAGTCGGGGTAGGAAACCTGGTCCGGTACCAGCTTCTCCATCGTGGTCCGCAACTCAGGATACTTGGCCAGGTCGGTGCTGATGTCGTCCGTCTTGCTATCGATATCAAAGTCCTTCACAAACGCTTCGTATTCAGCGCCTGATGGATCCTTGGCAAAGCCTTCGACTGCCGTGTGGATCACATGAAGCTGCGCGTCAAAGCGCGACGTGTGGATCACGCGCTTGCCTTGCGCATCGCGACTCTCAAACAATACGGTGCTGCCTTGCTCAGACTCATCTGGCGGCGCAACGCTGATGGCATCGCGGAGGAAATCGCGGACGTTGCTGCCGAACCGGAGAAGCGCTTCATCGGCAGCGTCCTCCGCCTTTTGAAGATCTTTGATTCGCTTGGCAGCCTCTGCCCTAAGTCGTGAGAGGACGGTCTCCGATTCATGTGCGACGTCCTCGGACGGGCCGGCCCTTGTCTTGGTCGGGGTAGCCTGGTTGTCTTCGCCGTCCTTGGGAGCTTCGCCTGGCGCCGAGGTGTTGATGGAGAGCGCTCGTGTCCGGCTCATAATCGATTCGCGCAAGTCGGTGAAACCCTTGGTCGCATCTTCCGATACTTCGGCGAGCTCTTTCTGAGCCTGCGTATAAACCGACTCGCCCTGTGCACGTCAGACGTGGGGAAAGCTCGTATCACCAGAGCTAGCTACCTGTTTGACGACGTTGCCGAAGAAGCCACCAATTTTCATGCCCCATGCGCTGGACGAGATGGCCTTGTAGGCATCTTGGATGTCAGTCTCCAGTGATGATGACTGCTGCTCCCGGTCTTGCTTGGGGGCCACGGCAGAGTCGTTTGGTTCTTGGGCTGACGCGGTCTCTGGGATGTACGCGTAGGCGAGATCCATTGCTCCGGAGCCgagcgtcggccgcggcagTGGTATCTAGGTGGTTTATGAATGCCAGTCAGACGCAGGAGTGTCTCGGCGCAGGATCCAGCTCCAGGCCGCGAAGTGCTTGCACTGACGAGAGCTCCCAAGTCCTACCCGCATTCGTCCGCCTCCTGAGCTGCACTGGGCGCTGAGAGCCGGTGGGGCGCGCACTGACCACGGTGTCGCTCACGTGATCCGGAGTCGCGACGTCATTTCGCGGCTGCCGAAATCATCGCCTCCTGACGCATGCCGTCCAATTCATcacccaaaaaaaaaaaacttcCGGGCACGGCGCGAACGCGGCTTGATTTAGCTGGAGCTATGCTTGCGATACTTTGTAAAAGTGGTATGGTATTGGACTGGCAATGGGCACATGTCACATATCCTGAGCCGTCCGCAAAAAGCGACTTGGTCGAACCTGAGGACACTGGGCTCGACGATCACATTCCCGCACCGCGCGATTTGCGGCTCTTTGAACTCAGGAATTCCCCGGAATCCCCTGTAAACAATACTGGCGATTGAAATGTGTGGCTCAACTTAAACTTACTACCTACATAATCCTTACTTTACAGTAGTTGGAAGGTACGTTTGGTCGACGAAAGCCCTCCACCTTGGCCCTGCAAGGCACCGTCTGGGCGATCCCGACTGTCAAATCGGTTCCTCGGGACACTAGCGGCCAGGGTCTTGCAAAGGGCGAGCACAGACAACGGCGACTTGGCCACGGGCTGCCCGGCCAAAGGGCCGAACACTCGTCCCGGGCTACTCGCTATTCATCATGGGTCAAAGGAGTTGTCGGGGATGACCAGTCGCCGATGGCCCTGACATGTGAAGCTTGCATTCCAAGGTCAAGTCAAGCTTGCAATTCGCTCATGCGTCTCGATGAGGGACGCTGAGGTGCAGCCATGCTCATCGGGTGCCTGACCGCCGAGAACGAATCACCGCGAGGCGTCCATCAGCCCGTCCTGACCCAGCGCCTATTCGGACTAGCTCTGCCAAGTCTGGGGGGAATCAGGCCACATGCGAGTCTCAACGTTACGGGAACGAGACTCAACGAACTACGAAGCGATGTCCATCGCGCCCGCCTCTGAGAC
This sequence is a window from Purpureocillium takamizusanense chromosome 8, complete sequence. Protein-coding genes within it:
- a CDS encoding uncharacterized protein (COG:V~CAZy:CE10~MEROPS:MER0034959~EggNog:ENOG503NU6U); its protein translation is MTKLNTTTVSLAVTPTVVSTLFSHYLNRGPLKQRPTAHLSYDEGLHLIRSFLDYASRHTVEELQAFTAQWVPHPQWVKVDDATVPDETLLRAADLLREELGPDGIRHVGGKEWWHWRKPKSPLQAEWIEMRSDASERKKNGDPGRRVIMYVHGGAYFFGSVDEHRYQMQRHARKLKARVFAPKYRLAPQFPFPCGLQDCLAAYLHLLQTQDPSTIVLAGDSAGGGMVMSLLCVLRNQGIPLPAGGILISPWVDLTHSFPSVAGDAPLDYIPQAGFHHKPSRAWPPPNNDDVDMLREEAKKRSNGQTKKTPDSSELESKQQAPLVVKDGQPLTPEDEQQVTSGGIHTDTEKFLTVNIDGEQVTIKDQIQMYTTNALLSHPLVSPVMQPTLGGLPPLLVMVGGGEVLRDEQIYLAHKCANPAKYAPPDETLTARGRELLQKYKPTDVQLQVWDDLCHVAPTLSFTRPAKYMYRSVAQFGAWALARAQKTGIDIMDDDAISVITSCGSDSDIPDEGKKLEQEKQREQWDAAAAGKVGKAGDPLPPFRRHMIRQKVTRHGHAVPLAPESELPGCCMDPTAVGVVKEGPVRKWMSAKRQWDVRYSAAKAKVHKKMIKDMAAGFHEFGPGEHPPPSALAGRRRIESELRERKKRKSMGLALWSLWGSKHDEATVLREQNADQEPETLSVTGDEGRGARSFNDIEAQQPATGTAQSRSRSRRRTVVDEHQTEDAAVDESTPVAQLINQRREKEASGAGLLSPNFVPETGVAGKRPFIDGIALPFSLKKDAETASMMTLNSAVTPGTVSRPMSPTGSRHEVSGRPDPDDAMRAEQLLAGIGHRPGLQSIVTTDSVPKVEKEPEHNGDAIDAA
- the TSR2 gene encoding rRNA accumulation- protein (COG:S~BUSCO:EOG09264ZDJ~EggNog:ENOG503P5NB) translates to MGFYPLLVTGATEFPCRGLHCLASIQYGNHQNFCPAAIACPSSLPTPPSARQRTKMASSTQPAQLPPASTRQSNFEQGVAYALHLWPALTLAVQNNWGGPDSADKRDWFAGAVVELFPEFTDAPPAGQAATKSSAADEPDMEDVETVLLQVMIDEFEVNVDDDSGAEIASHIIKARSQCAIGQFDEVNALRERFTNLKGKRVDQMFREAQDADQDTDWESDDSGDDDDVDMDDAPAVASAPKEKPEPQVDEDGFTMVTKKKR
- a CDS encoding uncharacterized protein (COG:S~EggNog:ENOG503NUMU), which encodes MDLAYAYIPETASAQEPNDSAVAPKQDREQQSSSLETDIQDAYKAISSSAWGMKIGGFFGNVVKQGESVYTQAQKELAEVSEDATKGFTDLRESIMSRTRALSINTSAPGEAPKDGEDNQATPTKTRAGPSEDVAHESETVLSRLRAEAAKRIKDLQKAEDAADEALLRFGSNVRDFLRDAISVAPPDESEQGSTVLFESRDAQGKRVIHTSRFDAQLHVIHTAVEGFAKDPSGAEYEAFVKDFDIDSKTDDISTDLAKYPELRTTMEKLVPDQVSYPDFWKRYYFLRHGIETAESRRRDLLKAAEAEEDVGWGDSDDETDLGKDAPMKRAISATSSTTLQPKAEGLLKPAESRKSNDEKSQADSEASYDVVGAASGKTSQAPNSPKEARKDDDSDDDWE
- a CDS encoding uncharacterized protein (COG:S~EggNog:ENOG503NUMU), whose translation is MSRTRALSINTSAPGEAPKDGEDNQATPTKTRAGPSEDVAHESETVLSRLRAEAAKRIKDLQKAEDAADEALLRFGSNVRDFLRDAISVAPPDESEQGSTVLFESRDAQGKRVIHTSRFDAQLHVIHTAVEGFAKDPSGAEYEAFVKDFDIDSKTDDISTDLAKYPELRTTMEKLVPDQVSYPDFWKRYYFLRHGIETAESRRRDLLKAAEAEEDVGWGDSDDETDLGKDAPMKRAISATSSTTLQPKAEGLLKPAESRKSNDEKSQADSEASYDVVGAASGKTSQAPNSPKEARKDDDSDDDWE